Proteins encoded in a region of the Flavobacterium sp. PMTSA4 genome:
- a CDS encoding SGNH/GDSL hydrolase family protein, giving the protein MIKNIKWLAFIALAFVACNSDDEAIVDPNSTDGTPLTAGSADFSKYVALGDSFAAGFSDNALFMEGQKNSYPNIIASQFALVGGGEFTTPFMNDNIGGFSSGGVQIPQFGPRLWFNAATSTPTPVTGVSTTDISTHLSGPFNNFGIPGAKATHLDFAGYATANPYFGRMASSTTATVVDDAVATNPTFFSLWIGGNDVLGYATSGGVSTSPITPTTTFNAVYNALIAKLTSGGRKGVIANLPYVSTLPYFTTVPYNPVPLDAATAAQLNAGYAAYNNGLLFAQSNGLLTAAEVAQRTISFSASATNKVVIVDEYLTNLTGFGIPSYRQATSEDLIVLPARAFIGTTVGGNPLQVNGVSVPLADQWVLSKNEIAEVKAATDSYNQTIQDAATANGLALVDAKTLMTQLSTTGVVANNYTLTSTYVTGATFSLDGVHPSPRGYAFIANQFLKAINETYGSNFKGVNVGTYRILYPQDPANF; this is encoded by the coding sequence ATGATAAAAAATATAAAATGGTTAGCTTTTATAGCTTTAGCATTTGTTGCTTGTAATAGCGATGATGAAGCTATTGTTGATCCAAATTCAACAGATGGAACACCTTTAACTGCAGGAAGTGCAGATTTTTCAAAGTATGTTGCATTGGGAGATTCTTTTGCGGCAGGATTTTCAGATAATGCTCTTTTTATGGAAGGGCAAAAGAATTCCTATCCTAATATTATTGCTTCACAATTTGCATTAGTTGGTGGTGGAGAATTTACAACACCATTTATGAATGATAACATAGGAGGATTTTCTTCAGGTGGAGTACAAATACCTCAATTCGGACCAAGATTGTGGTTTAATGCAGCCACCAGTACACCAACTCCAGTTACAGGAGTTTCAACTACTGATATTTCAACACATTTATCAGGACCGTTTAATAATTTTGGAATACCAGGAGCAAAAGCAACACATTTAGATTTTGCGGGTTATGCTACTGCAAATCCATATTTTGGAAGAATGGCTTCTTCAACTACAGCTACAGTTGTTGACGATGCCGTAGCTACTAATCCAACGTTCTTTTCTCTATGGATTGGAGGTAATGACGTTCTAGGATATGCTACTTCTGGAGGTGTAAGCACTAGTCCAATAACGCCAACAACAACTTTTAATGCAGTTTATAATGCTTTAATAGCTAAGTTAACTTCAGGTGGGCGAAAAGGAGTGATAGCTAATTTGCCTTATGTGAGCACATTGCCATATTTTACTACTGTTCCTTATAATCCAGTTCCGTTAGATGCCGCTACTGCTGCGCAATTGAATGCTGGTTATGCAGCCTATAATAATGGATTGTTGTTTGCGCAATCAAATGGATTATTGACTGCAGCTGAGGTAGCTCAAAGAACAATTTCTTTCTCTGCATCTGCTACAAATAAAGTTGTAATTGTAGATGAGTATTTAACTAATTTAACAGGTTTTGGAATTCCATCTTACCGTCAAGCTACTAGTGAAGATTTAATTGTTTTGCCTGCTAGAGCTTTTATCGGAACTACTGTTGGAGGAAATCCACTTCAAGTAAATGGAGTTTCAGTTCCTTTAGCTGACCAATGGGTTTTGTCTAAAAATGAAATCGCTGAAGTAAAAGCAGCAACTGATTCTTATAATCAAACCATTCAAGATGCAGCAACTGCTAATGGATTGGCATTAGTTGACGCAAAAACACTGATGACACAATTGAGTACTACAGGAGTTGTAGCAAATAATTACACGCTTACTTCAACATATGTAACAGGAGCTACTTTTTCTTTAGATGGAGTTCACCCTAGTCCAAGAGGCTATGCTTTTATTGCAAATCAATTTTTGAAAGCAATAAATGAAACCTATGGTTCTAATTTTAAAGGAGTAAACGTTGGTACGTATAGAATTTTGTATCCACAAGATCCTGCAAATTTTTAA
- the atpD gene encoding F0F1 ATP synthase subunit beta, with protein sequence MSKAIGKVSQIIGPVVDVVFDTKDVELPKIYDSLEIINKNGTKLILEVQSHIGENTVRTISMDSTDGLSRGTAVHGTGAPIQMPIGDDIYGRLFNVVGDAIDGLGDLPKEGANGMPIHKQAPKFEDLSTSTEVLFTGIKVIDLIEPYAKGGKIGLFGGAGVGKTVLIQELINNIAKGHGGLSVFAGVGERTREGNDLLREMLESGIIKYGEDFMHSMENGGWDLTKVDKPGMRESKATFVFGQMNEPPGARARVALSGLSIAEYFRDGAGSDQGKDVLFFVDNIFRFTQAGSEVSALLGRMPSAVGYQPTLATEMGAMQERITSTKKGSITSVQAVYVPADDLTDPAPATTFAHLDATTVLSRKIAELGIYPAVDPLDSTSRILTPLILGDEHYDCAQRVKEILQKYKQLQDIIAILGMEELSEEDKLSVSRARRVQRFLSQPFHVAEQFTGIPGVLVDIKDTIKGFNMIIDGELDHLPEAAFNLKGTIEDVIEAGQKMLAEA encoded by the coding sequence ATGTCTAAAGCAATAGGAAAAGTTTCGCAAATCATCGGTCCAGTAGTTGACGTAGTATTTGATACTAAAGATGTTGAGTTACCAAAAATTTATGACTCATTAGAAATCATTAACAAAAACGGTACTAAGTTAATTCTTGAAGTACAATCACACATTGGTGAAAATACCGTTAGAACCATTTCGATGGATTCAACTGACGGATTGAGCAGAGGAACTGCAGTTCATGGAACTGGTGCTCCAATTCAAATGCCAATTGGGGATGATATCTACGGAAGATTATTTAACGTAGTTGGTGATGCTATCGATGGTTTAGGAGATTTGCCAAAAGAAGGTGCAAACGGAATGCCAATTCACAAACAAGCACCTAAATTTGAAGATTTATCAACTTCTACTGAAGTATTATTTACTGGTATTAAAGTAATCGATTTGATTGAGCCTTATGCAAAAGGAGGTAAAATTGGATTATTCGGTGGTGCTGGAGTTGGTAAAACAGTATTGATTCAAGAATTGATTAATAACATCGCTAAAGGTCACGGTGGACTTTCAGTATTCGCAGGAGTTGGTGAAAGAACTCGTGAAGGAAACGATTTGTTACGTGAGATGTTAGAATCAGGAATTATAAAATATGGTGAAGATTTCATGCACTCTATGGAAAATGGAGGTTGGGATTTAACTAAAGTAGACAAACCAGGAATGAGAGAGTCAAAAGCTACTTTCGTTTTCGGACAAATGAACGAACCACCAGGAGCAAGAGCACGTGTGGCTTTATCTGGTCTTTCTATCGCTGAGTATTTCCGTGATGGTGCAGGTTCAGACCAAGGAAAAGACGTTCTTTTCTTCGTTGATAACATCTTCCGTTTTACACAAGCAGGTTCTGAGGTTTCGGCTCTTTTAGGACGTATGCCATCTGCGGTAGGTTACCAACCAACATTAGCAACTGAAATGGGTGCGATGCAAGAGCGTATTACTTCTACTAAAAAAGGTTCGATTACTTCAGTACAAGCGGTATATGTACCTGCGGATGACTTAACGGATCCAGCTCCTGCAACAACCTTTGCTCACTTAGATGCAACAACAGTATTGTCTCGTAAAATTGCTGAGTTAGGTATTTATCCAGCGGTTGACCCACTAGATTCTACTTCTCGTATCTTAACACCACTTATCTTAGGTGATGAGCACTATGATTGTGCACAAAGAGTTAAAGAGATTTTACAGAAATACAAACAATTACAAGATATTATTGCTATCCTTGGTATGGAAGAATTATCAGAAGAAGATAAACTTTCTGTATCTAGAGCGCGTCGTGTGCAACGTTTCTTATCGCAACCATTCCACGTAGCTGAGCAGTTTACAGGTATTCCTGGAGTATTGGTTGACATTAAAGATACTATCAAAGGATTTAACATGATTATTGATGGTGAGTTAGACCACTTACCAGAAGCGGCTTTCAACCTTAAAGGAACTATTGAAGACGTTATCGAAGCAGGTCAAAAAATGTTAGCAGAAGCTTAA
- a CDS encoding F0F1 ATP synthase subunit epsilon, which produces MILEIVSPEASLFKGEVTSVHLPGVDGSFQILNNHAPIVSILKQGTVKITANSFKFEKEVADKFSKVNDQNYTLEINSGTIEMKDNKVIVLAD; this is translated from the coding sequence ATGATTTTAGAAATAGTATCTCCAGAAGCAAGTTTATTTAAAGGCGAAGTAACTTCGGTTCATTTGCCAGGTGTTGATGGTTCATTTCAAATATTGAACAATCACGCGCCGATAGTTTCAATTTTAAAACAAGGTACCGTTAAAATTACGGCCAACAGTTTTAAATTTGAAAAAGAAGTTGCAGACAAATTTTCTAAAGTAAACGATCAAAACTATACTTTAGAAATCAATTCTGGAACTATCGAAATGAAAGACAACAAAGTAATTGTTTTAGCCGACTAA
- a CDS encoding aminotransferase class I/II-fold pyridoxal phosphate-dependent enzyme produces the protein MKLPKTLQSKLNQREENNALRKLTAQNEWVDFSSNDYIGFAKSETLFNATHQFLMDKNIKVNGATGSRLLSGNHSLYQEAESFISKFHKADAALIFNSGYDANVGFFSAVPQRNDVIFFDELCHASIRDGISMSNAKAYKFQHNDFQDLERQIQKLTTNNHQPPTIYIVTESVFSMDGDSPNLEELTNLSEKHQCYLVLDEAHALGVFGAKGEGLLQSLGLQNKVFARIMTFGKGLGCHGAAILGSEELKSYLVNFARSFIYTTALSPHSVATILMAYHQLEQEKEPLEKLKNNIVFFNQQKLQLGLKPLFVYSKSAIQCAIISGNQNVKSIAAQLQERGFDVKPILSPTVPEGQERLRFCLHSYNTEKEISEVLALLCTFVFK, from the coding sequence ATGAAACTCCCAAAAACACTTCAATCCAAACTCAATCAGCGTGAAGAAAACAACGCTTTGCGTAAGTTGACTGCTCAAAATGAATGGGTCGACTTTTCTTCCAATGATTATATTGGGTTTGCCAAAAGTGAAACGCTGTTCAACGCAACGCACCAGTTTCTGATGGATAAGAACATCAAAGTAAACGGTGCTACAGGTTCGCGATTGCTTTCGGGTAATCACAGTTTATATCAGGAAGCCGAATCGTTTATTTCGAAATTTCACAAAGCGGATGCGGCTTTGATTTTCAACTCTGGGTATGATGCCAATGTTGGTTTTTTTAGCGCAGTTCCACAACGGAATGATGTGATTTTCTTTGATGAATTGTGTCACGCTTCCATTCGCGATGGGATTTCCATGAGTAATGCCAAAGCCTATAAGTTTCAACACAACGATTTTCAAGATTTAGAAAGACAAATCCAAAAACTGACAACCAACAACCATCAGCCACCAACCATTTACATAGTAACCGAAAGTGTTTTCTCTATGGATGGCGATTCGCCCAATTTGGAAGAGCTGACTAATCTATCGGAAAAGCATCAATGTTATTTAGTGTTAGACGAAGCCCATGCATTAGGCGTTTTTGGTGCTAAAGGCGAAGGATTATTACAAAGTTTAGGATTGCAAAACAAAGTGTTTGCCCGAATCATGACCTTCGGAAAAGGATTGGGTTGTCATGGTGCGGCCATTTTAGGAAGCGAAGAATTAAAAAGCTACTTGGTCAACTTTGCCCGAAGTTTTATTTATACCACAGCACTTTCGCCACATTCGGTGGCCACTATTTTAATGGCGTATCACCAATTGGAACAGGAAAAAGAACCATTGGAAAAACTGAAAAACAACATAGTTTTCTTCAACCAACAAAAGTTGCAATTGGGATTAAAACCATTGTTTGTCTATAGCAAATCGGCCATTCAATGTGCCATTATTTCTGGGAATCAAAACGTAAAAAGTATTGCCGCACAACTACAAGAGAGAGGTTTTGATGTAAAGCCTATCTTGTCGCCAACCGTTCCCGAAGGACAAGAACGATTGCGTTTTTGCTTGCACAGCTACAATACCGAAAAAGAAATTTCGGAAGTCTTAGCGCTGTTGTGTACTTTTGTATTCAAATAA
- the bioD gene encoding dethiobiotin synthase — MKLFITGIGTDVGKTIASAIVTQALEADYWKPVQAGDLDQSDSHKIQKYISNDKTVILENSYKLNTPASPHYAAELDGITIDIKKIKEPKTSNHLVIEGAGGLLVPLNDNDCIVDLIQEDYKIIVVSRHYLGSINHTLLTFEALKSRKLNVAGIIFSGDENQATESIILKKTKATFIGRIDNEPYFDQNVIQYYADKFREQLLNL; from the coding sequence ATGAAATTATTCATCACAGGAATTGGAACCGACGTTGGCAAAACCATTGCTTCCGCTATTGTTACCCAAGCTTTAGAAGCCGATTATTGGAAACCTGTTCAGGCAGGCGATTTAGACCAGTCCGACAGTCATAAAATTCAAAAGTACATTAGCAACGACAAAACGGTTATCCTCGAAAACAGTTATAAACTCAACACGCCTGCCAGTCCGCATTATGCTGCCGAACTGGACGGAATTACAATCGATATCAAAAAGATAAAAGAACCAAAGACTTCCAATCATTTAGTCATTGAAGGCGCTGGCGGACTATTGGTTCCGTTGAATGATAACGATTGTATTGTTGATTTAATTCAAGAAGACTATAAAATCATTGTGGTTTCGCGTCATTATTTGGGAAGTATCAACCATACATTGTTGACTTTTGAAGCGTTGAAAAGCAGAAAACTTAATGTTGCAGGAATTATTTTTTCGGGCGATGAGAACCAAGCTACTGAATCGATTATTCTAAAGAAAACCAAAGCTACTTTCATCGGAAGAATTGATAACGAACCTTATTTCGACCAGAATGTCATTCAATACTATGCCGATAAGTTTCGGGAACAGCTTTTGAATTTATAA
- the bioA gene encoding adenosylmethionine--8-amino-7-oxononanoate transaminase, with protein MTYSQRDKQYNWHPYTQHKTAADFPAIVKGKGALLWDENGKEYIDAIASWWVNPFGHSNTFIADAIYQQLTTLEHVLFGGFTHDKAVLLAEKLMQLLPSNQKKLFYSDNGSTAVEVAIKAALQFNYNQGIKKTKIIAFEDAFHGDTFGAMASSGISFFTEAFKGSLLEVARIPVPTAGNEAKSKAALLELVKTNEYAAFLFEPLVLGAAGMVMYPPEELDELIAICNNHNVLTIADEVMTGFGKTGKTFAVDYLQNQPDMMCLSKALTGGTIPMAITTFTQSIFDGFFDDDTNKALFHGHTFTANPTGCAAALASISLLETSEMQQNIKEINESHKAFEAKIKSHPKVKTTRVLGVIFALEIKTDSEESYYGTMRNKLYNFFIQHGIILRPVGNIVYILPPYVISKEELQKVYETIVDAIEMI; from the coding sequence ATGACCTATTCCCAAAGAGACAAGCAATACAACTGGCATCCTTATACCCAACACAAAACAGCAGCCGATTTTCCTGCTATTGTTAAAGGAAAAGGCGCCTTGCTTTGGGACGAAAACGGTAAGGAATACATCGATGCTATTGCGTCTTGGTGGGTAAACCCTTTTGGACATTCCAACACCTTTATTGCCGATGCCATTTACCAGCAGTTAACCACGTTAGAGCATGTGTTGTTTGGTGGTTTCACACATGATAAAGCGGTTTTATTGGCCGAAAAGTTGATGCAACTGTTGCCTTCCAATCAAAAGAAGTTGTTCTATTCGGATAATGGTTCGACTGCCGTAGAAGTTGCCATCAAAGCGGCGTTGCAATTCAATTACAATCAAGGAATCAAGAAGACCAAAATCATTGCCTTTGAGGATGCCTTTCATGGCGATACGTTTGGCGCTATGGCCAGCAGTGGTATTTCGTTTTTTACAGAAGCTTTCAAAGGTTCCCTATTAGAAGTGGCTAGAATACCAGTGCCAACTGCCGGGAATGAGGCAAAAAGCAAAGCGGCACTTTTAGAATTGGTGAAAACCAATGAGTATGCCGCGTTTCTTTTTGAACCTTTGGTGCTTGGTGCAGCTGGAATGGTGATGTATCCACCGGAAGAATTGGACGAACTGATAGCAATTTGCAACAACCACAACGTTTTAACCATTGCTGACGAAGTGATGACGGGTTTTGGCAAAACAGGAAAAACCTTTGCTGTTGATTATTTGCAAAACCAACCCGATATGATGTGCTTGTCTAAAGCATTAACCGGCGGAACGATACCAATGGCCATCACCACGTTTACACAAAGCATCTTCGACGGTTTTTTTGACGATGATACCAATAAGGCGTTGTTCCACGGGCATACGTTTACGGCAAATCCAACAGGTTGTGCCGCGGCTTTGGCCAGTATTTCGCTGTTGGAAACATCAGAAATGCAACAAAACATTAAGGAAATCAACGAAAGTCACAAAGCTTTTGAAGCAAAAATAAAGTCGCATCCGAAAGTAAAAACAACCCGAGTGCTGGGCGTTATATTTGCCTTAGAAATCAAAACCGATAGCGAAGAAAGCTATTATGGAACGATGCGCAACAAACTCTATAATTTCTTCATCCAACACGGAATCATTTTACGCCCAGTGGGTAACATCGTTTACATCTTGCCGCCGTATGTTATCAGCAAAGAAGAATTGCAAAAAGTATATGAAACCATCGTTGATGCGATTGAAATGATTTAA
- a CDS encoding beta-ketoacyl synthase N-terminal-like domain-containing protein yields the protein MKQKIAITSLASLSPLGNSPEGIWNNYLSPKTFISTKNVNGKEEFVATIPSGLRTTINDLRQSDNKYKSLDETVLMAILVSRQAVHQAGWKEGEDFGINIGSSRGATQLFEQFHQEYLETGVTPTLTSPVTTLGNVSSWVAHDLKSTGVEISHSITCSTALHAVLNAVAWLKSGLSTKFLVGGSEAPLTDFTIAQMKALKIYAYQEQDFPCRALDFEKTKNTMVLGEAASVACLELGEKENALAYVSGIGFATDTLEHNISISEEAECFQKSMKMAMGTLAPSDIDAIVMHAPGTIKGDLSEYKAIQKVFGNNLPLLTTNKWKMGHTFGASGMLSIELAVMMLQHQEFIEVPFATPQVKGRALSNILVNAVGFGGNAVTILLTK from the coding sequence ATGAAACAAAAAATCGCCATAACGTCGCTCGCTTCTCTGTCGCCTTTAGGGAATAGTCCCGAAGGAATCTGGAATAATTATCTTTCGCCAAAAACTTTTATTTCGACTAAGAACGTGAACGGCAAGGAAGAATTTGTTGCCACTATTCCAAGCGGATTAAGAACAACAATTAACGACTTGCGCCAATCGGACAACAAGTATAAATCGTTAGACGAAACGGTTTTGATGGCTATTTTGGTTTCGCGCCAAGCGGTGCATCAAGCAGGCTGGAAGGAAGGCGAAGATTTTGGAATTAACATTGGTTCTTCGCGTGGTGCAACGCAACTTTTTGAGCAGTTTCACCAGGAATACCTTGAAACCGGAGTAACGCCTACGTTGACTTCGCCGGTTACTACCTTGGGAAATGTGTCTTCCTGGGTTGCCCATGATTTGAAATCTACAGGTGTTGAAATTTCCCATTCAATCACTTGTTCAACCGCATTGCATGCCGTGTTGAATGCTGTGGCGTGGTTGAAAAGCGGATTGTCGACCAAGTTTTTAGTAGGCGGAAGCGAAGCGCCATTGACCGATTTTACCATTGCCCAAATGAAAGCGTTGAAAATCTATGCCTACCAAGAGCAGGACTTTCCGTGCCGTGCATTGGATTTTGAGAAAACCAAAAACACTATGGTGTTAGGCGAAGCCGCCAGTGTGGCGTGTTTGGAACTAGGCGAAAAAGAAAACGCTTTAGCCTATGTTTCGGGCATTGGCTTTGCTACCGATACGTTGGAACACAATATTTCCATCTCGGAAGAAGCGGAATGTTTTCAAAAATCAATGAAAATGGCGATGGGTACTTTGGCTCCTTCTGATATTGATGCTATTGTGATGCACGCACCGGGAACCATCAAAGGCGACCTTTCGGAATATAAAGCCATCCAAAAAGTTTTTGGCAATAACCTGCCGTTGCTTACCACTAACAAATGGAAAATGGGGCATACCTTTGGTGCTTCGGGTATGTTGAGTATCGAACTGGCGGTCATGATGCTGCAACATCAGGAGTTTATTGAAGTTCCTTTTGCCACACCTCAAGTAAAAGGCAGAGCATTGAGCAACATATTGGTAAATGCGGTTGGTTTTGGCGGAAATGCTGTGACTATTCTGCTGACTAAATAA